In Melospiza melodia melodia isolate bMelMel2 chromosome 30, bMelMel2.pri, whole genome shotgun sequence, the DNA window CTTTGGGGCCTCTAGGCTGGCtttgggggctctgggctggctttgggggctctgggggctctggagcTGAGCTGTCCCTCCGCAGTGCGGCTGctgcgggaggagctgcagctgctgcaggagcagggatccTACGTGGGAGAGGTGGTGAGAGCCATGGACAAGAAGAAGGTGCTGGTCAAGGTACGAGgtgacagggctgggctgggggacagccccgtgtccccatggggatgggacagctcagggacGTGGGGTGGGAGCTCCTGGTGCAGGGGCCCTTGTTGGGATGGCTCTGCTGGgcctggggctgccccagtggggttggagctcctggttcctcccaGGCCATGGGAGTGTAGCTCAGCAGGGAATTCCCAGGGAAATGAATCCCAGGGCTCTTTCCTCCTTTCCAGGTGCACCCAGAGGGCAAGTTCGTGGTGGATGTCGACAAGAACATCGACATCAATGATGTGAGTGCTGGGGGGCCggcagggacaccccaggctctggcagggacaccccagagcgggcagggacaccccaggctctggcagggacaccccagagcgggcagggacaccccaggctctggcagggacaccccagagcgggcagggacagcccaaggtgggcagggacagcccaaggcgggcagggacaccccagagcaggcagggacaccccagagtgggcagggacaccccaggctggcagggacaccccagagcgggcAGGGActccccagggacaccccagggatggcagggacaccctggggccagcagggacaccccaggctCTGGCAGGGACACCCTAGGGATGGCAGGGACAGCCCaaggtgggcagggacaccccagtctggcagggacacctctctgAGTGCTGTCCCCACAGGTGACCCCCAACTGCCGCGTGGCGCTGCGCAATGACAGCTACACCCTGCACAAGATCCTGCCCAACAAGGTGGACCCGCTGGTGTCCCTCATGATGGTGGAGAAGGTCCCAGACTCCACCTACGAGATGATCGGGGGCCTGGACAAGCAGATCAAGGAGATCAAGGAGGTCATCGAGCTGCCCGTGAAGCACCCGGAGCTCTTTGAGGCTCTGGGCATCGCCCAGCCCAAGgcaagtgctgccctggggggcctgggctgggctgggctgtgccccgggcAGGCTCTGAGGGGCTCTGTGCCCGTTCCAGGGGGTGCTGCTCTACGGCCCCCCCGGCACGGGGAAGACGCTGCTGGCGCGGGCTGTGGCCCATCACACCGACTGCACCTTCATCCGCGTGTCCGGCTCCGAGCTCGTGCAGAAGTTCATCGGGGAAGGTACCGTGTCCCTGTCCTGGGAGCCCCTCAGGGATGGCACCATGTCCCTGTCCTTCTGGGAGTCTCAGGGATGgcaccatgtccctgtccctctgtgagcccctcagggatggcactgtgtccctgtccctctgggagcccctcagggatggcactgtgtccctgtcctgggagcccctcagggatggcactgtgtccctgtccccctgtgagcccctcagggatggcactgtgtccctgtccccctgtgagcCTCTCAAGGATGgcaccatgtccctgtccctctgggagCCCCTCAGGGATGGCACCGTGTCTGTGTCCCTCTGGGAGCCCCTCAGGGAtgcactgtgtccctgtccctctgggagCCCCTCAGGGATGGCACCGTGTCTGTGTCCCTCTGGGAGCCCCTCAGGGAtgcactgtgtccctgtccctctgggagCCCCTCAGGGATGGCACCATGTCCCTGTCCTTCTGGGAGCCTCAGGGATGGCACTGCGTCCCTGTCCTGGGAGCCCCTCAGGGATGGCACTGTGTCCCTGTCTCCCTGTGAGCCTCTCAGGGATGGCACCGTGTCCCTGTTCCTGTGTGAGCTTCAGGGATggcaccgtgtccctgtccctgtgggagCCTCTCAGGGATGGCACTGTGTCTGTGTCCCTCTGGGAGCCTCTCAGGGATggcaccgtgtccctgtccctctgggagCCCCTCAGGGATGGCACTGTGTCCCTGTTCCTGTGTGAGCTTCAGGGATggcaccgtgtccctgtccctctgggagCCTCTCAGGGATGGCACTGTGTCTGTGTCCCTCTGGGAGCCCCTCAGGGAtggcactgtgtccctgtccctgtgggagCCCCTCAGGGATGGCACTGTGTCTGTGTCCCTCTGGGAGCCCCTCAGGGATGGCACTGTGTCTGTGTCCCTCTGGGAGCCCCTCAGGGATGGCACTGTGTCTGTGTCCCTCTGGGAGCCTCTCAGGGACCCTTGACCAGCCCCAACTCAGCAGACACCAGGGGGCAACGCTGACTCCCCTCTCCTGTGCCCCAAGGGtactgagggcagccaggctggccaCCTTTGCAGCAGAATAAGCACCAGAGACACTGGTAGAAGATAAAGGGATGACTCTTAGCAGGGGTCAATCCAAGGTTTTATTCCAGGAGTCCCAAAGCAGCCCCTACACCTCAGGGGGTTCTGCTGAGAGCCCTGGAAGATGTGCCATGGTTccatttaaagggaggtggaaacccaaaGTAGAGAACATTtactgaccaatgagtgacccttAGGGATGGGTACTGGGGGATGGACATTCAGGACAGCGTTAATTCTGCTCTTTAAATATAGGTTAGCCTGTTAATGGGGAGGGAGTCATAAAGTTCTTGTATTTTTGTAGGGTAGAGCTTTAACACACTCTTTGTAAGGCTTGGGGGGCTGAGCCCTGGCCTCTGGCTGATCACTCCAGGACCTGGACTGAAGCTTccagatggaggggatgggatgctgagtgatggacagagagccagggtgggggtttgggggtgatcTCATCcagggattacacaggtaaagggagCGGGGTACAGTCTGGGGAACCGTTGGGaaaaaccatttgggaaaaatacagggatacaaaacaaaactacttTGAAGTATTACAAATAATAAAACCACACTACAGCAGTACCTGGGTGGCTGTGGGGCTCCTGGGGCAGCGTGGGCtcggtgccagctgtgccaggctgagccCGTGCCCGCAGGGGCCCGCATGGTGCGGGAGCTGTTCGTGATGGCGCGGGAGCACGCGCCCTCCATCATCTTCATGGACGAGATCGACTCCATCGGCTCCTCCCGCCTGGAGGGCGGCTCCGGCGGCGACAGCGAGGTGCAGCGCACCATGCTCGAGCTCCTCAACCAGCTCGACGGCTTCGAGGCCACCAAAAACATCAAGGTAGaggggctggccctgcctggggtccTGCCGGCCCTGCGGTGCCCGGGCTGGTgacagctgtcccctgtcccctgtgcagGTGATCATGGCCACCAACAGGATCGACATCCTGGACTCGGCCCTGCTGCGCCCCGGCCGCATCGACAGGAAAATCGAATTCCCCCCTCCCAACGAGGAGGTACCAGAGCcaccccctgctgtccctgctgtccccaccctgtccctgggAGCCATTCCCAGGCTCcaaccctccctgtgccctgctccaggcCCGCCTGGACATCCTCAAGATCCACTCGCGGAAGATGAACCTGACCCGGGGCATCAACCTGCGCAAAATCGCGGAGCTGATGCCGGGGGCCTCGGGGGCTGAGGTCAAGGTGAGCTGGGGActctggggacacggggctgCCATGGGGGGCACTGGCTGATGCTCCCTTCTGTCCCCTCAGGGTGTGTGCACAGAGGCAGGGATGTATGCACTGAGGGAGAGGAGAGTGCACGTCACACAGGAGGACTTCGAGATGGCCGTGGCCAAGGTGGGTGCCAGgggagaggtggcactgggggcacaaaGTGTGCTGGGTGGTATttgccagcagcacagacagggggGTTGTCACCACAGGAGTGACATGGGAGAGGCTGCTCAGCCCTCCCTATGgtcttggggtgtttttggggtaatTAACACCCAATTTGGGCACTGAATGGACCCAGCCCCGTTCCCTCCCCCAGGTGATGCAGAAGGACAGT includes these proteins:
- the PSMC5 gene encoding 26S proteasome regulatory subunit 8, whose product is MPAEKMALDGPEQMEMDDGKGGSGLRQYYLSKIEELQLIVNEKSQNLRRLQAQRNELNAKVRLLREELQLLQEQGSYVGEVVRAMDKKKVLVKVHPEGKFVVDVDKNIDINDVTPNCRVALRNDSYTLHKILPNKVDPLVSLMMVEKVPDSTYEMIGGLDKQIKEIKEVIELPVKHPELFEALGIAQPKGVLLYGPPGTGKTLLARAVAHHTDCTFIRVSGSELVQKFIGEGARMVRELFVMAREHAPSIIFMDEIDSIGSSRLEGGSGGDSEVQRTMLELLNQLDGFEATKNIKVIMATNRIDILDSALLRPGRIDRKIEFPPPNEEARLDILKIHSRKMNLTRGINLRKIAELMPGASGAEVKGVCTEAGMYALRERRVHVTQEDFEMAVAKVMQKDSEKNMSIKKLWK